In the Paraburkholderia caribensis genome, one interval contains:
- a CDS encoding LysR family transcriptional regulator, with product MRTDHLSIRLFVAVVEESSISRAAEREHIALSAASRRISELEDTLGAKLLYRTTGGVYPTPAGQAVLRRARNILREMQEMETEVSTYGDGHRGLVRIAANISSLMQFLPERVATFKARFPFVEVNIKETTSAEAVKAVHDGQVDVALASSSTGAEGLAKFSCWDDELVLVVPAGHTLAESEGVTCLQALEYEFVTLQYGGSIESQIRKFAQEAGKSLIAAVTVSSFDPMARMVSAGVGVGVMPKGVAIQLQQILNFTYVPLLESWSSRQLQMFSKPSDELTATASLFVALLKERGLANDGC from the coding sequence GTGCGTACAGATCATTTAAGTATCCGACTCTTCGTGGCGGTGGTGGAAGAATCGAGCATTAGTCGTGCGGCTGAAAGGGAGCACATCGCACTGTCTGCAGCAAGCCGGCGGATCAGCGAGCTAGAGGATACGCTAGGAGCGAAGCTCCTGTATCGAACCACTGGCGGGGTTTATCCGACGCCGGCGGGCCAGGCGGTCTTGCGCCGCGCACGAAACATCCTGCGAGAAATGCAGGAGATGGAAACGGAGGTCAGTACCTACGGAGACGGCCATCGGGGGCTGGTTCGAATCGCGGCGAACATCTCCTCCTTAATGCAATTTCTCCCTGAACGCGTCGCTACGTTCAAAGCACGATTTCCCTTCGTGGAAGTTAATATCAAAGAAACCACCAGCGCAGAGGCTGTTAAAGCGGTTCATGATGGGCAGGTCGACGTAGCGTTAGCGTCCTCGTCAACTGGTGCAGAAGGGTTAGCCAAGTTCTCCTGTTGGGACGACGAGCTAGTTTTGGTTGTGCCTGCCGGTCACACCCTCGCGGAGTCCGAAGGCGTTACTTGCTTACAAGCATTAGAATACGAGTTCGTAACACTCCAATACGGCGGATCCATCGAGAGTCAGATCCGAAAATTCGCCCAGGAGGCTGGAAAGAGTCTTATCGCCGCAGTGACAGTAAGTAGCTTTGACCCAATGGCGCGGATGGTCAGCGCTGGAGTAGGAGTGGGTGTGATGCCGAAGGGCGTGGCAATCCAACTTCAGCAAATATTGAACTTCACCTATGTCCCTCTGCTCGAAAGCTGGAGCAGCCGACAACTGCAGATGTTTTCGAAGCCCTCTGACGAACTTACAGCGACCGCCTCATTGTTTGTAGCTTTGTTGAAAGAAAGGGGGCTAGCGAATGACGGCTGCTAA
- a CDS encoding 2-methylaconitate cis-trans isomerase PrpF family protein → MKSFDLAEEQMGVRVSIVRGGSSKGLYFLENDLPPAGAMRDAILKKAMGTPDVMQIDGLGGTHLITSKIAIVGPSQRDDADVDYTFAQAEIDRDVIDYSGNCGNISAGVGPFAIDAGLVRPMEPTTVVRIHNTNTGKIVVAHVPVKSGRARVVGSLAIAGVPGTGAEVFMDYSGSIGAKTGKALPTGAANEAINLEDGRSLQVSIVDVANTCVFVRAEDLGLRGDELPDEFNTDVQLVSLMREIRGKAAVRLGFTSEWKNVDQQSPFLPFVVFVAPSANYVTYSGQKTKDEDCDFLARLIFMNRMHEAMAGTGSMCIASASRIEGSVVHAVTQADARNRSTLRIGHPNGVMNVHVEAKPSNSHPEGVVFERLGFPRTARKIMDGTVYIPLETIQNV, encoded by the coding sequence GTGAAAAGTTTCGACCTTGCAGAGGAGCAGATGGGAGTGCGCGTTTCGATCGTGCGGGGAGGGTCAAGCAAAGGGCTCTACTTCCTTGAGAATGATCTTCCGCCCGCTGGCGCAATGCGCGATGCAATTTTGAAAAAAGCGATGGGTACGCCCGACGTGATGCAGATTGATGGACTGGGCGGTACGCATCTCATTACGTCGAAGATTGCCATTGTCGGACCCAGTCAGCGTGATGATGCGGACGTCGACTACACATTCGCTCAGGCCGAGATCGACCGCGACGTTATCGATTACTCGGGAAATTGCGGCAATATCTCCGCAGGAGTTGGACCATTTGCGATCGATGCTGGATTGGTAAGGCCAATGGAGCCCACGACCGTTGTTAGGATTCACAACACGAACACGGGCAAGATCGTTGTAGCTCACGTTCCCGTGAAAAGTGGCCGCGCCCGGGTCGTTGGTAGTTTGGCGATCGCCGGTGTTCCGGGAACGGGAGCAGAAGTCTTCATGGACTATAGCGGTAGCATCGGTGCGAAAACAGGGAAAGCCTTGCCGACAGGGGCGGCAAACGAGGCGATTAACCTGGAGGATGGTCGAAGCCTACAGGTCTCGATTGTCGACGTCGCCAATACGTGCGTTTTTGTCAGGGCTGAAGATCTCGGATTGCGAGGCGACGAGCTGCCCGACGAATTCAACACGGACGTTCAGCTTGTTTCTCTGATGAGAGAGATCCGGGGAAAGGCCGCAGTTCGACTAGGATTCACGAGCGAGTGGAAGAATGTGGATCAGCAATCCCCTTTCCTCCCATTTGTTGTCTTCGTCGCCCCCTCAGCAAATTATGTGACGTACTCTGGGCAGAAAACAAAAGATGAGGATTGTGATTTTCTGGCACGGCTGATCTTTATGAACCGTATGCATGAGGCAATGGCCGGTACTGGTTCGATGTGCATTGCCTCGGCGTCCCGAATTGAAGGCTCGGTTGTCCATGCGGTCACGCAAGCTGATGCGCGAAACAGGTCTACGCTGCGTATCGGTCATCCGAATGGCGTGATGAATGTCCACGTTGAGGCCAAACCGTCCAATAGTCATCCTGAGGGCGTCGTTTTTGAGAGACTTGGGTTTCCTCGCACGGCACGTAAGATCATGGACGGTACGGTTTATATTCCGTTAGAGACAATTCAGAACGTCTGA
- a CDS encoding MFS transporter encodes MRPINIQSLVNAAKLNRFHYRMLLVCALIIVFDGYDLTVTGIALPWIMKDMALGAVHAGILVSFALIGMVLGNILLGTAADRFGRRRTIALCIFLCSFFTAAAGLVNDPTQFAICRFLAGLGLGGAMPNVVSLMTEFAPRRMKGTLVTLIFSGFSIGGVIAAALGKGWIEIYGWKSVFLAAVAPVFLIPFIWKSTPESVPFLLRHRRFDELKILAGNLEPTYSPTADDHFVGPASTVDSSKPIRQLFTRERALSTLMLWIACFICLFIVYGLSSWLSKLMVSAGYTSASALTFLLVMNIGGMIGAILGGFLSDRLNIKYVLVVMFLMAAGSIATLGYGASPWMIYVLVAVAGASTIGTQNLINAYAGQYYPIAIRTTGVGWMLGIGRFGAIISPVAIGALVNLNLSREQYFMAIGVPGLVAAIAVLLTNRVDNSMDFSEGNETPAQQLGAHT; translated from the coding sequence GTGCGTCCAATTAACATCCAGTCGTTGGTAAATGCCGCGAAACTTAATAGATTCCATTATCGGATGCTGTTGGTTTGCGCGCTGATCATCGTCTTTGACGGGTATGACCTGACAGTTACCGGCATCGCGCTGCCATGGATAATGAAGGACATGGCTTTAGGGGCAGTGCACGCGGGCATACTGGTGAGTTTCGCTTTGATCGGGATGGTGCTTGGGAATATTCTTCTTGGAACCGCTGCCGATAGATTTGGTCGTCGCCGAACGATTGCGTTGTGCATTTTTCTGTGTAGCTTTTTCACCGCAGCGGCTGGGCTTGTCAATGACCCAACGCAATTTGCAATCTGCCGCTTTCTGGCAGGCCTGGGGCTTGGCGGAGCGATGCCGAACGTTGTTTCGCTTATGACAGAGTTTGCGCCACGGCGGATGAAAGGAACATTGGTAACGCTTATATTCAGCGGGTTTTCTATCGGCGGTGTCATTGCAGCGGCACTAGGAAAGGGGTGGATCGAAATCTACGGCTGGAAATCAGTTTTCCTTGCGGCCGTCGCTCCAGTGTTCCTGATTCCATTTATTTGGAAATCGACCCCAGAATCGGTCCCGTTTTTACTTAGACATCGCCGGTTCGACGAGTTGAAAATCTTGGCGGGAAACCTCGAACCTACCTACAGTCCGACCGCGGACGACCATTTTGTCGGCCCGGCGAGTACAGTTGATTCGTCAAAGCCGATTCGACAGTTATTCACGCGCGAACGTGCGCTTAGCACCTTGATGCTTTGGATTGCCTGTTTCATATGCCTTTTTATTGTGTATGGGCTAAGTTCCTGGTTGAGCAAGCTCATGGTGAGCGCCGGCTATACCAGTGCCTCGGCTCTCACATTTCTCCTCGTGATGAACATTGGAGGCATGATCGGTGCGATCCTAGGTGGATTTTTGTCGGACCGACTCAACATCAAATACGTTCTTGTTGTTATGTTTCTCATGGCTGCGGGATCGATAGCAACACTTGGGTACGGGGCATCACCATGGATGATTTACGTGCTGGTAGCAGTAGCTGGCGCCTCGACGATCGGAACTCAGAACCTGATCAATGCATACGCCGGCCAGTATTATCCAATAGCAATCCGCACAACCGGCGTAGGCTGGATGCTCGGTATAGGGAGATTCGGCGCAATCATTTCTCCGGTCGCTATTGGGGCGCTAGTTAATCTCAACCTCTCGAGAGAGCAATACTTCATGGCTATTGGTGTTCCTGGATTAGTTGCGGCAATCGCGGTACTTCTTACAAATCGCGTAGATAATTCCATGGATTTTTCCGAAGGCAACGAGACGCCTGCACAGCAGCTCGGCGCACACACGTGA
- a CDS encoding SDR family NAD(P)-dependent oxidoreductase yields MDFLMKGRTAIITGGVQGIGFEAAKELANEGVNLILADRNEEAGERALRALSALTSVIFVPTDLTKQESIDTLVTIATKRFKEIHYFVNSAAILDDKSFEDSSFDDWQRMLDVCLLGPMRCLHAILPLMKSQSYGRIVCFSSDSARVGQAKLAYYAAAKAGVTALVKSIAQEVGPHGITANIVSPGATNTPMRMEREASLREQMGPEKYAKRLLTVQKMYPLRRIGEPSDIAGMVTFLLSDRASWITGQVISINGGFTMV; encoded by the coding sequence ATGGATTTTTTGATGAAGGGACGGACAGCGATTATAACGGGAGGCGTACAAGGTATTGGATTCGAGGCCGCCAAAGAACTCGCAAATGAAGGTGTAAATCTGATCCTGGCTGATCGAAACGAGGAGGCAGGAGAGCGAGCGTTGCGCGCATTGTCGGCTCTCACTTCAGTGATATTTGTGCCGACAGACCTTACAAAGCAAGAGTCCATTGATACACTCGTAACGATCGCGACAAAGCGTTTCAAGGAGATTCACTATTTCGTGAATTCCGCAGCGATACTGGATGACAAGAGTTTTGAAGACTCATCTTTCGATGATTGGCAGCGGATGCTGGACGTATGCCTTCTCGGCCCGATGCGTTGTCTTCATGCGATCCTTCCGTTGATGAAAAGCCAGAGCTACGGCCGGATCGTGTGTTTCTCTTCGGACTCGGCGCGTGTAGGCCAAGCGAAGCTCGCCTATTATGCCGCCGCAAAAGCCGGCGTCACTGCACTTGTAAAGTCAATTGCACAAGAAGTGGGACCTCATGGGATCACCGCGAACATCGTTTCTCCGGGTGCGACAAACACACCAATGCGAATGGAACGTGAAGCATCACTGCGCGAACAGATGGGGCCGGAAAAATATGCCAAGCGCTTGCTTACAGTACAGAAGATGTACCCGCTTCGCCGGATTGGTGAGCCGAGCGATATCGCTGGGATGGTCACATTTCTCCTGAGCGATCGGGCGTCGTGGATTACTGGTCAAGTTATCAGCATCAATGGTGGTTTTACGATGGTGTGA
- a CDS encoding acyl-CoA dehydrogenase family protein, translated as MNFELSSTQRELQRAASHLTEGVLIPMFRRRDETWPLPKAAMQRIFRALAEYAITAARLPDAAGGSGLSMLDYGLVFEQLPAVVTLALLALEGTINRLLSGGIHRSRPGLLEASISGRLLLARHRLSRLPDLPPRNPPPCVPC; from the coding sequence ATGAATTTCGAACTTTCCTCTACGCAAAGAGAGCTACAGCGTGCGGCTAGTCACCTCACCGAAGGAGTGCTCATTCCGATGTTTCGTCGGCGCGACGAAACTTGGCCGTTGCCGAAAGCGGCCATGCAACGGATTTTTCGCGCGCTGGCTGAGTATGCAATCACCGCCGCTCGCTTACCCGACGCAGCGGGAGGAAGCGGACTTTCGATGCTCGACTACGGCTTGGTTTTCGAGCAATTGCCAGCAGTAGTGACGCTCGCGCTTCTAGCGCTTGAAGGAACGATAAATCGGCTGCTTTCGGGTGGAATTCACCGATCGCGTCCCGGACTTCTTGAAGCATCGATTAGCGGGAGATTATTGCTTGCACGGCATCGTCTGAGCCGACTTCCGGATCTGCCCCCGAGAAATCCGCCTCCGTGTGTACCTTGCTGA
- a CDS encoding acyl-CoA dehydrogenase family protein: MTNGTIADVALVTCKAESNGELYRYVVESSVSDFMVTDFACIGTQQGHLAELTFDRVSAPRAIALMEGGSTMRILTQTWAGNRPLLGLLALRQAVDPKSYAMTHLGERDLFGSALTKRQLVQQTLSNIEAYPVSMTNLSQRIR, translated from the coding sequence ATGACAAACGGCACAATTGCCGACGTCGCCTTGGTGACGTGCAAGGCAGAGTCGAACGGCGAACTCTACCGATACGTCGTAGAAAGTTCAGTGTCAGATTTTATGGTGACTGACTTTGCGTGTATCGGAACACAGCAAGGCCACCTTGCGGAATTGACGTTTGATCGAGTCTCGGCTCCGCGAGCAATCGCGCTTATGGAGGGCGGAAGCACGATGAGGATCCTTACGCAAACATGGGCTGGCAATCGACCTTTGCTCGGTCTTCTGGCGCTGAGACAAGCCGTCGATCCAAAAAGCTATGCGATGACGCACCTTGGTGAGCGCGATTTGTTCGGCTCGGCTCTCACCAAGAGGCAGTTAGTACAGCAAACACTTTCAAACATCGAGGCGTATCCAGTCAGCATGACCAATCTGTCTCAACGTATTAGATGA
- a CDS encoding MmgE/PrpD family protein: MITTQLAEYAVAQMAEELPPEIANAAKRALIDWFAALFPGTKVDPALTLLRSHSRELGRGDASLPGLRSTAFGGTAAWINGSASHAVEFDDIFRDAIYHPGCPTIAAALAVAEERSVSGEKLLRAITAGYEVSTRIGVAVQPSHYKFFHTTGTVGCFGAAIASSTLCSQDQLAVAHALATSATFAAGLQQAFRSDAMTKALHAGHAAWVGVVAAQGAASGLTGALDILEGPAGFGAAMAQNANWSNVVSGLGERFNIASVTVKNHGCCGHTFAPIDALLALRKSHCFTIDQIESIDLRTYQVAIDVAGNPDPKSAFECKFSIPFVVAQAAKFGAVRLAAFEHDRINDRDVRSLMKRVAVVADPELTSSFPNARAAKIEVRLKDGQCLRHFQPYRVGDPEQPLSDSQLSDKFIELASPVIGGLPAERLLARLWSLESCSDLRELGLSTI, encoded by the coding sequence ATGATCACGACACAGTTGGCTGAATACGCTGTTGCGCAGATGGCAGAGGAGCTGCCTCCGGAGATTGCAAACGCGGCCAAGCGAGCCCTGATCGATTGGTTTGCCGCTCTTTTCCCCGGGACGAAAGTCGATCCAGCGCTGACCCTACTTCGTTCGCACTCCCGCGAGCTGGGACGAGGCGACGCTAGCCTTCCGGGGCTTCGTTCAACAGCGTTCGGTGGAACCGCCGCGTGGATTAACGGCAGCGCGTCCCACGCTGTCGAGTTCGATGATATTTTTCGCGATGCCATCTATCACCCGGGCTGTCCGACGATCGCTGCCGCGCTCGCGGTAGCAGAAGAACGGAGCGTTTCAGGCGAGAAACTGCTTAGGGCGATCACGGCGGGATATGAAGTGTCGACCCGGATTGGAGTCGCTGTACAGCCTTCCCACTACAAATTCTTTCATACAACTGGAACCGTGGGATGCTTCGGCGCAGCGATCGCTTCATCTACGCTTTGTTCTCAGGACCAGCTGGCTGTAGCGCATGCGCTGGCGACCTCCGCGACTTTTGCAGCGGGGTTGCAACAGGCTTTTAGATCCGATGCCATGACCAAGGCTCTGCACGCTGGCCACGCAGCGTGGGTAGGGGTCGTCGCGGCTCAAGGTGCTGCAAGCGGTCTGACGGGCGCGCTCGACATTCTGGAAGGCCCAGCGGGATTCGGCGCCGCCATGGCGCAAAATGCGAACTGGTCCAACGTCGTCTCGGGTTTAGGTGAGAGATTCAACATCGCGAGCGTAACAGTGAAGAACCATGGTTGTTGCGGACACACGTTCGCACCAATCGACGCCTTACTAGCCTTACGAAAATCGCACTGCTTCACCATCGATCAAATTGAATCCATAGATCTCCGCACCTATCAGGTAGCAATCGATGTAGCAGGGAATCCTGACCCCAAGTCCGCCTTCGAGTGCAAGTTCAGTATTCCCTTTGTCGTCGCACAGGCTGCCAAATTCGGAGCGGTTCGGCTCGCAGCGTTCGAACATGATCGAATTAATGACCGGGACGTTAGGTCGCTCATGAAGAGAGTGGCTGTCGTTGCGGATCCTGAATTGACAAGTTCCTTCCCGAATGCCCGAGCGGCAAAAATAGAGGTCAGGCTTAAGGATGGTCAGTGTCTCCGGCATTTTCAGCCATATAGGGTCGGCGACCCTGAGCAGCCGCTGAGCGATTCACAGCTCAGCGATAAATTTATCGAACTCGCGTCTCCTGTAATCGGTGGCCTACCAGCCGAACGATTGCTTGCGCGACTCTGGAGCCTTGAGTCCTGCAGTGATCTTCGTGAACTGGGTCTATCGACGATCTAG
- a CDS encoding alpha/beta fold hydrolase encodes MHTTDAIRAEIKSMESLASYFGNGGTVAGLSYRSVGKGPAVVLLHGGSGSRTHWIRNVGALAQRFEVFTLDLPGFGDSACPNKQIDVDGYLSWVCESLNILLREVATFHLIGFSFGGAVAAAIASGRGGNLSKVKRLSLLSPAGFGQPVGRDTALEKVGKRPDWSEREIREATARNLGRWMLFEQQRSDDQSVDIHLCNVEKARFDSRKISHQDSLARDLLDIKVPVQVVLGEEDALIFPTLNERIRAFYQVSPQVELSTVSGAGHWVQYEASTAVNELLIKFHFSGE; translated from the coding sequence ATGCACACAACGGATGCAATCAGAGCAGAAATCAAATCAATGGAATCACTGGCTTCATATTTTGGAAATGGCGGCACAGTCGCTGGCCTTTCCTATCGTTCAGTGGGCAAAGGACCCGCGGTAGTCCTCCTTCATGGAGGGAGTGGATCCAGAACCCATTGGATCCGAAATGTAGGGGCTTTGGCTCAGCGTTTTGAAGTATTTACCCTTGATCTCCCAGGTTTCGGTGACTCCGCATGCCCCAACAAGCAGATTGATGTTGACGGATACCTTTCGTGGGTTTGCGAGTCTCTGAATATTTTGCTCAGAGAGGTCGCGACTTTCCACCTGATCGGATTCAGTTTCGGTGGCGCTGTCGCCGCCGCCATCGCTTCTGGTCGTGGTGGGAATCTTTCGAAGGTAAAACGGCTGAGTCTCTTAAGTCCCGCAGGCTTTGGTCAGCCGGTAGGAAGGGACACCGCCCTTGAGAAAGTAGGTAAGAGGCCGGACTGGTCAGAGCGAGAGATCCGAGAAGCAACAGCGAGGAACCTCGGACGTTGGATGCTTTTTGAGCAACAACGAAGTGATGACCAGAGCGTAGACATTCATCTCTGTAACGTTGAAAAAGCGCGGTTCGATAGCCGGAAGATAAGTCACCAAGACTCGCTCGCTAGGGACCTTCTCGATATCAAAGTACCCGTTCAGGTGGTCTTGGGCGAAGAGGACGCTTTGATATTCCCAACGTTGAACGAACGTATTAGAGCGTTCTACCAAGTCAGTCCGCAAGTCGAGCTTTCAACAGTCAGCGGCGCCGGCCACTGGGTACAGTACGAGGCCAGCACTGCAGTGAACGAGTTGCTTATCAAATTTCATTTCTCTGGAGAATAG
- a CDS encoding enoyl-CoA hydratase/isomerase family protein, whose product MAYETIRTVVKGAAYVVQLNRPEKRNAVSELMMDEIMSACNEAADKPNVAAIVLTGGNEYFSAGADLNEAFEVKTATDGRRYFGHWHRLNDALEQSAKPVIAAIEGFCMTGGLELALAADIRIGADGSTYAITSSRIGTVAGAGGTQRLPRVVGVAYALEMLFAAEPVDVDEAYRIGLINKRTPAGGALPAAISLAEHYATRAPLALAYVKRAVHRGVQMDLASAVEFETMLVTTVYGTKDKEEGIAAFLNKRQPNFGGV is encoded by the coding sequence ATGGCCTACGAAACGATACGGACTGTAGTAAAAGGCGCGGCATATGTAGTACAACTGAATCGCCCAGAAAAAAGAAATGCGGTCAGCGAGCTGATGATGGACGAGATCATGTCGGCCTGTAACGAGGCCGCGGATAAGCCGAATGTTGCAGCAATCGTATTGACCGGTGGCAACGAGTATTTCTCGGCGGGTGCGGATCTAAACGAAGCGTTTGAAGTCAAGACGGCAACCGACGGTCGACGCTATTTTGGGCATTGGCATCGCCTCAATGACGCACTTGAGCAGTCTGCAAAGCCAGTCATCGCCGCAATCGAAGGATTTTGCATGACCGGTGGACTGGAACTGGCGCTGGCCGCTGATATCAGGATCGGGGCAGACGGATCAACATACGCAATTACAAGCTCGCGAATAGGTACTGTAGCGGGGGCTGGGGGAACGCAGCGGTTGCCACGCGTGGTAGGCGTCGCGTACGCATTGGAGATGCTGTTCGCGGCAGAGCCTGTTGATGTCGACGAAGCCTACCGCATTGGCCTTATCAATAAACGGACGCCCGCAGGTGGCGCACTTCCGGCCGCCATTTCGTTGGCGGAGCACTACGCGACTCGCGCGCCCTTGGCTCTTGCTTATGTTAAGCGCGCAGTGCACCGGGGTGTGCAGATGGACCTTGCCTCCGCAGTCGAATTTGAAACAATGCTCGTCACCACTGTCTACGGCACAAAAGACAAGGAAGAAGGTATCGCTGCGTTTCTCAATAAGCGACAGCCGAATTTCGGGGGTGTGTAA
- a CDS encoding CaiB/BaiF CoA-transferase family protein produces MKKTDTHNYTNTELRARIDGRDARRPYSAVRVIEIGSRLAVGACGRLLSDLGAEVTIVEPKTLGTAPKGKWFDRISAVVGKESICVDRDVAADIQAVKSLIDDCHVVILSSDLDADLPECWIEAFKGCPIVCDITAFGTTGPLAGRFAEETSVQALTGVVTTTGFPGKPPTPVAIPILEMSASIYAASAVAIALRVLEQQKLGQNIEVSLFDVGVTTLTTFMPAYYAGRTPERLGNGHSMAVPWNAYPTADGWVLICLTNDAQWGRFYPLVGKELSDRSLARLEARIQRRDEIDSLISAWSTGLTLQEVTEALKDCDVPCGGIVAIDKIHEEPNLQARRSIAFIKNPLDDTLVRVAGPLIKFDGEEGTPQSIPARDSARNKANERPSGSGPEATAGVESSISAFSPMMPLAGLRVVEIGQLTTAPLSARHLASFGADVIKIEAPGGESARFWAPMREGVSHFFVASNGQKRSVELDLRQAKDREELEILLSDADVLVENMKPGALSKMGFDRDRLKSINPRLIYCAISGFGAQSVYPGRAAVDTVIQAMSGMMDATRVDGKPVKSGISAADIAGGEVGLLSIIAALARREITGVGCAIDISMQDVGAWMTQTLWNCRPIEAHAVEEPLSVAEVCTHAQTTARELIVTATDGAGRHWEVFGSPMRLERTPARIGTLIGPPSKVPLTWATDQDSSQVST; encoded by the coding sequence ATGAAAAAGACAGACACGCACAATTATACGAATACCGAATTAAGAGCACGAATCGATGGGCGTGACGCGCGCCGACCGTACTCAGCGGTACGGGTTATCGAAATCGGTTCGCGTCTTGCCGTCGGTGCGTGCGGTCGCCTACTTTCGGACCTTGGCGCTGAAGTGACGATCGTGGAGCCGAAAACTCTCGGAACCGCTCCGAAGGGCAAGTGGTTCGATCGCATCAGCGCCGTTGTTGGAAAAGAGAGCATCTGCGTTGATCGAGACGTTGCCGCCGATATTCAAGCGGTGAAGTCGCTCATTGATGATTGCCATGTCGTAATTCTATCCTCCGATCTCGACGCCGACCTGCCGGAGTGTTGGATTGAAGCTTTCAAAGGTTGTCCGATTGTGTGTGATATCACAGCCTTTGGAACCACGGGACCACTTGCGGGAAGGTTTGCTGAGGAAACGTCAGTCCAAGCGCTGACGGGGGTCGTTACCACGACAGGCTTCCCTGGGAAGCCGCCTACGCCAGTCGCGATTCCCATTCTTGAAATGTCAGCCTCGATTTACGCAGCAAGCGCGGTCGCGATCGCTCTTCGTGTTTTGGAGCAGCAGAAGCTTGGTCAAAACATTGAAGTGTCGCTTTTTGATGTGGGTGTAACCACCCTAACGACTTTCATGCCAGCCTATTACGCGGGCCGAACACCTGAACGGCTCGGGAATGGTCATAGTATGGCAGTTCCGTGGAACGCGTATCCAACGGCTGACGGTTGGGTACTGATATGTTTGACGAATGACGCTCAGTGGGGCCGTTTCTATCCGCTCGTCGGCAAAGAGCTTTCTGATAGGTCGCTTGCAAGACTTGAGGCGAGGATCCAGCGGAGGGACGAGATAGATTCTCTAATATCCGCTTGGTCAACAGGACTAACCTTGCAGGAGGTGACTGAAGCGCTGAAAGACTGCGACGTGCCGTGTGGTGGAATTGTCGCGATTGACAAGATTCACGAGGAACCGAATCTGCAGGCCAGGCGTTCGATAGCCTTTATCAAGAATCCTCTGGATGACACGCTTGTTCGGGTCGCGGGCCCGCTTATCAAGTTCGACGGCGAGGAGGGAACGCCTCAGTCCATCCCGGCACGAGATAGTGCGCGAAACAAAGCAAACGAGCGTCCGTCAGGAAGTGGTCCGGAGGCAACAGCAGGCGTCGAATCCTCCATTTCCGCTTTCAGTCCAATGATGCCATTGGCCGGACTCCGCGTTGTTGAGATCGGACAACTCACAACGGCACCATTGTCGGCACGACATCTCGCGAGTTTTGGTGCGGATGTTATCAAAATTGAGGCGCCGGGCGGCGAAAGCGCGCGCTTTTGGGCACCGATGCGCGAAGGTGTTAGCCATTTCTTCGTTGCCAGCAATGGACAAAAGAGAAGCGTCGAATTGGATCTTCGACAAGCGAAGGATCGCGAGGAGCTTGAGATCCTGCTCTCTGATGCCGATGTTCTTGTAGAAAACATGAAGCCTGGAGCTCTTTCGAAAATGGGCTTCGACAGAGATCGATTGAAGAGTATCAATCCGCGGCTCATCTATTGTGCGATCTCAGGATTCGGCGCCCAGTCCGTCTATCCAGGACGGGCCGCTGTAGATACCGTCATACAGGCAATGTCGGGGATGATGGATGCGACCCGTGTTGATGGAAAACCAGTTAAATCGGGAATTTCAGCAGCGGACATCGCCGGTGGGGAGGTCGGACTTCTATCGATTATCGCTGCACTGGCGCGGCGCGAGATTACCGGCGTGGGGTGCGCAATAGACATCTCGATGCAAGATGTAGGAGCTTGGATGACACAGACCCTGTGGAACTGTCGTCCGATCGAGGCCCATGCCGTCGAGGAACCACTCTCCGTGGCGGAGGTTTGTACCCATGCGCAAACGACCGCGCGAGAATTAATCGTTACAGCAACCGACGGTGCGGGTCGACACTGGGAGGTCTTTGGATCGCCTATGAGGCTGGAAAGGACACCCGCAAGGATCGGAACGCTGATCGGACCGCCATCAAAGGTGCCGTTGACCTGGGCGACAGATCAAGATTCGAGTCAAGTTAGCACCTAA